The Seriola aureovittata isolate HTS-2021-v1 ecotype China chromosome 2, ASM2101889v1, whole genome shotgun sequence genome has a segment encoding these proteins:
- the LOC130184587 gene encoding transcription factor HES-1-like has product MKPAEIRSSLQRPLQHRDPAMTPTITAAMTNSEEHLTLTHKLRKPLVEKLRRERINSSIEQLKSVLDPGFLKQQPDSKLEKADILEMTVCFLTQLQQQNQQQRRLLNHVNKLQSSSEKSLMEADFSLLSSTVQTCITKEKSPVNSALWRPW; this is encoded by the exons ATGAAGCCAGCAGAGATCAGATCCTCTCTACAGAGACCTCTACAGCACAGAGATCCAGCCATGACACCTACAATCACTGCAGCAATGACCAACTCTGAGGAGCACCTGACTCTGACCCACAAG ctcagaaaaCCTCTGGTGGAGAAGTTACGCAGAGAGCGAATCAACAGCAGCATCGAGCAGCTCAAGTCTGTCCTAGATCCAGGGTTCCTCAAACAGCAGCCAGACTCCAAGCTGGAGAAAGCAGACATCCTGGAGATGACAGTTTGCTTCctgacacagctgcagcagcagaatcaaCAGCAGAGAAGACTGCTGAACCACGTCAACAAGCTGCAGTCTTCCTCTGAGAAGAGCCTGATGGAGGCTGACTTCTCTCTCCTGAGCTCCACAGTCCAGACCTGCATCACCAAAGAGAAGAGTCCAGTCAACAGCGCCCTCTGGAGGCCGTGGTAG